The genomic window AGGGGGGTGAGAATTATTAAGAGGTTAATAGTCATTGCTACCAAAGCTGGACTTTTTTCACCCCAAATTACATCTTTTAACCATGAACTATGCAAAAAAGCTTTGCGATTAGAAACTTGGTGATAACTATATCTTGACCAATCTTGAATTTCTTGGCGATGGGGTGATAAAATTCCTATCATCCCGAACAGTAAAACCAAGTTAAAAAACGCCAGAATAACAAAGCTTTCAACTATTTGGTGATTCAAATCATAGTAGCAATCCTTCACGTAAGGAGAACAGTAGTTATTTGTATATTGTAGAGTAAATCCCCAAAGAACTAATTGACAACAACCTACAAATAAATAACTCTGAGATTTATTGAAAATGGCTATGTTCGGATTGCGAAAACGACGCTTTAGTGCTTGCCAAGCCCAGTAAATGCCAACACCATAGTTAAATAAATGTAAGCCTACTAAACCCACAAGACTTTTACCTAGTGGTAAATAGAAAAACTGTAATTTCTCAAGAGAGGATTGATCATCGCGACTGAATAAGTTACCAAATAGATAACTCATCATATCAAACGGGCTTAATAGCTGTAACCACGTTGCTGTATTGTGAAAGTTGGTGCTGTGTGATGATAAATTCAGAGTAATGAACAAATATAGTAACACTGCACCACTAGCTAACCAAGGTTCAAAACCATTAAATGAACGACTAATTAAACCAAATAGCAGTGCATAACTGTAGAAGAAAATGCAGCTAGCTAAGAGTATGATATCAAAATTCAGAATGTGACTAAAGGCAATTTTTGCAGATAATCCTGCTAACAAATGTAAGGGTAAGGCAGCTATAACTATGAGATAAATAACAATTGGCACTCCTAACATTTTGCCTGTTAAAATACTCACCTCTGATTGAGGAGTTAAACGCAAAAAATTGAGAGTGCCGCGACGCTCTTCTTGGGCTAAATTATTGATGAGTAAATATGTGCCTGCAACTAACAAGATAAAGACAAACATTACACTGAGAGTTAAGAATGTATATTCCCAGTGGTCTCGCCACCACAATGACATATTTATTTGGTCGCTGGGGCAGAATTTATCATAGAGAAGCTTATTAATATTAGTCTGCTCAGTTTTTAAGTTAGCTAGTTGTGTTTTTAATACCTGAAGTTTTTCTGGATCAAAGTTAGTATTACCAGTATAGGTATTAATTTTTTGCTGAACTATATCAATTTGTGGATAGAGTGAATTGATACGCTGTTTATAACCTGCACTTAAATTGCAATATGTTTCAGACATGGCATATTTTTCGCCAGGATAAGAACCAAATTGATATAGCACAACTCCCAGTTGTCCAATAAGTGATAAGCCAACAGCAATGACTAAATTAAAAACTTTGAGGCGACCTTTAATTTCTCTCAATAATTGAGGATTCCAGTCACCTATTTTATCGATAAAATTCTGCATCATTGTCAACATTTCCCCATTAAATAATTAAGATGCTTGTTTGTGTCCCAGTTTCAAGAAAATACTTTCTAGGTCTTCTTGTATGCAGTGAAAATCAGTTATGGGAAACCCAGATTTAACTAGCGATCGCAATAATTCAGCGCAATCTTCCTGT from Nostoc sp. UHCC 0870 includes these protein-coding regions:
- a CDS encoding ABC transporter permease subunit, with protein sequence MMQNFIDKIGDWNPQLLREIKGRLKVFNLVIAVGLSLIGQLGVVLYQFGSYPGEKYAMSETYCNLSAGYKQRINSLYPQIDIVQQKINTYTGNTNFDPEKLQVLKTQLANLKTEQTNINKLLYDKFCPSDQINMSLWWRDHWEYTFLTLSVMFVFILLVAGTYLLINNLAQEERRGTLNFLRLTPQSEVSILTGKMLGVPIVIYLIVIAALPLHLLAGLSAKIAFSHILNFDIILLASCIFFYSYALLFGLISRSFNGFEPWLASGAVLLYLFITLNLSSHSTNFHNTATWLQLLSPFDMMSYLFGNLFSRDDQSSLEKLQFFYLPLGKSLVGLVGLHLFNYGVGIYWAWQALKRRFRNPNIAIFNKSQSYLFVGCCQLVLWGFTLQYTNNYCSPYVKDCYYDLNHQIVESFVILAFFNLVLLFGMIGILSPHRQEIQDWSRYSYHQVSNRKAFLHSSWLKDVIWGEKSPALVAMTINLLIILTPLVAWIILAPLLNFKNNSAIDWVNEIGRLKAILAVALFISMMMIYTTLAQIMLLMKTPKRGIWAIGTIGIVMFLPPTILGFLGISPAKNSLIWLFSSFPWIGIQDSATITVFMSLLAELAVLALLNFKLNKQIKLAGESASQALLTGR